Proteins from a single region of Acanthochromis polyacanthus isolate Apoly-LR-REF ecotype Palm Island chromosome 11, KAUST_Apoly_ChrSc, whole genome shotgun sequence:
- the tdp2b gene encoding tyrosyl-DNA phosphodiesterase 2 — MASTSDSDKPSVSNVEENRTRLCEEFAVIAGTDTAVAQCYLAENDWEMERALNSFFEADMERVFEVEDFTETDTTPKPKRQKVEEKPPEKCIDLTGDSPASTQKPSEEDDDKLSLISWNVDGLDTDNLAERARGLCSYLVLYTPDVVFLQELIPPYVQYLKKRAVSYLIIEGGEDSYFTGMMLKKSRVKFVESETVSYPTTQMMRNLLVAQATFKDQKLCLMTSHLESCKGHAEERMKQLRVVMQRMREAPDDVTVLFGGDTNLRDSEVAKVGLPSSVCDVWERLGKQEHCRYTWDTKANSNKTVPFVSRCRFDRVYLRPAAKDGIPHLAPDHMALVGLEKLDCGRYTSDHWGIYCSFSAG, encoded by the exons ATGGCGTCCACATCCGACTCGGACAAACCGTCAGTTTCTAACGTGGAAGAAAACAGAACTCGTCTGTGTGAGGAGTTCGCTGTAATAGCGGGAACTGACACCGCCGTGGCTCAGTGCTACCTGGCCGAGAATGACTGGGAGATGGAG AGAGCTTTGAACTCCTTCTTTGAGGCAGATATGGAGAGAGTATTTGAAGTCGAAGAtttcacagagacagacaccaCCCCCAAACCTAAGAGGCAGAAGGTTGAGGAAAAACCTCCAGAAAAATG CATAGATTTGACTGGAGACAGTCCGGCCTCGACACAGAAACCTTCAGAAgaagatgatgataaactgtcGCTGATCTCCTGGAATGTTGACGGACTCGATACAGACAACCTTGCAGAACGTGCCAGAGGCCTGTGTTCCTACTTAGTCTT atataCTCCTGACGTGGTGTTCCTGCAGGAGCTCATTCCACCTTATGTCCAGTACTTGAAGAAACGGGCTGTCAGCTACCTGATCATTGAAG GTGGTGAAGATTCTTACTTCACGGGGATGATGCTGAAGAAGTCTCGAGTCAAATTCGTGGAGAGCGAGACTGTGTCTTACCCCACCACTCAAATGATGAGGAATCTGCTGGTAGCTCAG GCGACTTTCAAAGACCAGAAGCTGTGTCTGATGACGTCCCACCTCGAGAGCTGTAAAGGCCACGCAGAGGAGCGCATGAAGCAGCTCAGAGTGGTGATGCAGCGGATGAGGGAGGCGCCTGATGACGTCACCGTCCTGTTTGGAGGCGACACCAACCTGagagactctgag GTGGCCAAGGTGGGCCTGCCCTCCAGTGTCTGTGATGTTTGGGAGCGGCTGGGAAAGCAGGAGCACTGCCGCTACACCTGGGATACCAAAGCCAACAGCAACAAGACTGTCCCCTTCGTCAGTCGCTGCCGCTTCGACCGCGTCTACCTTCGTCCAGCTGCCAAGGATGGAATCCCACATCTGGCCCCCGATCACATGGCTTTAGTGGGGCTGGAGAAGCTGGACTGTGGCCGCTACACCAGTGATCACTGGGGGATTTACTGCAGCTTCTCTGCTGGctag
- the acot13 gene encoding acyl-coenzyme A thioesterase 13 produces the protein MAGLTLNTLKQIMIKMVDNQGFDRVLNKVDVLSASPGKLVCEMRVEEEHTNRGGTLHGGMTATLVDVISTLAIMNSERGAPGVSVDMNITYMSAAKMGEDVLITAQVLKQGRTLAFATVDLTSKATGKVIAQGRHTKHLGSS, from the exons ATGGCAGGTTTGACTTTAAATACcttaaaacaaataatgataaaaatggtGGATAATCAGGGCTTCGACAGAGTCTTAAACAAG gTGGACGTTTTGTCTGCCAGCCCCGGTAAGTTGGTGTGTGAGATGCGGGTGGAAGAGGAACACACTAACCGGGGAGGGACGCTGCACGGCGGGATGACAGCCACCCTGGTTGATGTCATCTCTACCTTGGCTATCATGAACAGTGAGAGGGGAGCACCGGGGGTCAGTGTGGACATGAACATAAC ATACATGAGTGCTGCCAAGATGGGAGAAGACGTACTTATCACTGCACAGGTCCTGAAGCAAGGACGGACACTGGCGTTTGCCACCGTAGACCTCACCAGCAAGGCCACGGGGAAGGTCATTGCACAAGGAAGACACACCAAACACCTCGGTAGCAGCTAA
- the c11h6orf62 gene encoding uncharacterized protein C6orf62 homolog, translating into MGDPTSRRNQTRNRLRAQLRKKRESLADQFDFKIYIAFVFKEKKKKSALFEVAEVVPVMTNNYEENILRGVRDSSYSLESSIELLQKDVVQLHAPRYQSMRRDVIGCTQEMDFILWPRNDIEKIVCLLFSRWKGADDEPFRPVQAKFEFHHGDYEKQCLHALGRKDKAGMVMNNPTQSVFLFMDRQHLQTPKTKATVFKLCSLCLYLPQDQLTCWGVGDIEDHLRPYMPD; encoded by the exons ATGGGGGACCCAACTTCACGAAGAAATCAAACAAGAAATCGACTTCGTGCTCAACTTCGGAAGAAAAGGGAATCTTTGGCTGATCAGTTTGACTTCAAGATTTATATAGCCTTCGTTTTCAAAGAAAAG AAGAAGAAGTCTGCACTTTTCGAGGTAGCTGAAGTGGTGCCAGTGATGACCAACAACTATGAAGAAAACATCCTACGAGGTGTGCGCGATTCCAGCTACTCTCTTGAGAGTTCGATAGAACTCCTGCAAAAAGATGTGGTGCAACTACACGCCCCCCGATACCAGTCAATGCGAAGG GATGTGATAGGCTGCACACAGGAAATGGATTTTATCCTTTGGCCACGCAACGATATTGAGAAgattgtctgtctgctgttctccAGATGGAAGGGGGCCGATGATGAACCCTTTAGGCCTGTTCAG GCCAAGTTTGAATTTCATCATGGAGACTACGAGAAGCAGTGCTTGCATGCTTTGGGTCGTAAAGACAAGGCTGGAATGGTCATGAACAACCCAACTCAGTCTGTATTTCTCTTCATGGATAGACAACACTTACAG ACTCCTAAAACCAAGGCCACAGTTTTCAAGTTGTGCAGCCTCTGCCTGTACTTGCCCCAGGACCAGCTGACCTGCTGGGGTGTGGGAGACATCGAGGATCACCTTCGCCCATACATGCCTGATTAA
- the gmnn gene encoding geminin, producing the protein MSLAGKVNRSQQMSKENTVSLFTSSQKTMGPPRQSLQILQQSAVNKDLGRSAKTGKLNSKRKNWTAEQTRGTKRVKVEVKSTQTEAADCLPDGISHEAYELMVKETPPPAYWKEMAEERQKALYKVLQENEKLHKDIEAKDEQISKLQSENEELQELAQHVQYMADMIERLTGRGPDNLEELKELALDVGRVEDNEHEDDDSEEADERLKEESDYSESDADEENTSDHEQAGPSGQQD; encoded by the exons ATGAGTCTCGCTGGAAAAGTAAATAGAAGCCAACAGATGTCTAAAGAAAATACAGTG AGCTTGTTCACATCATCTCAGAAGACAATGGGACCCCCCAGGCAATCCCTGCAGATCCTCCAGCAGTCGGCTGTCAACAAGGATTTGGGGAGGTCAGCTAAG acaggaAAGCTCAATTCCAAGCGGAAAAACTGGACAGCAGAGCAAACTAGAGGTACAAAGAGAGTGAAGGTCGAAGTCAAATCCACACAAACGGAAGCAGCTGACTGTTTACCAGATGGCATATCCCATGAAGCATATGAACTTATGGTCAAAG AAACGCCTCCTCCTGCTTACTGGAAGGAAATGGCTGAGGAGCGACAGAAGGCCTTGTACAAAGTTCTACAGGAGAATGAGAAG TTGCACAAAGACATTGAGGCCAAAGATGAACAAATATCAAAGCTTCAGAGTGAAAACGAAGAGCTGCAGGAGCTGGCTCAACATGTGCAGTACATGGCTGATATGATTGAG AGGCTGACTGGGAGGGGTCCAGACAATCTGGAGGAACTGAAGGAGCTTGCCCTTGATGTGGGAAGGGTTGAGGACAATGAGCATGAAGATGACGACAGTGAAGAGGCTGATGAGAGACTCAAAGAGGAGAGTGATTACAGTGAAAGTGATGCAGATGAGGAGAACACGTCAGACCACGAACAAGCAGGACCCTCAGGACAGCAGGACTAA